The DNA segment CATCTTGAAAGGATGAGCAAGGCAACAACAGTTAAACATAAGGCAGCTATAATTGAGACAACAAGAGCAAATGCGTATGCAACATTTGGAAAGTTTAAATACTTGTGAATTTTTCTTAATCCTTTGTCAATGACAGGTGCTAATGCAGCTGCTCCACCCACTCTAAATGGTCTTGTGATGTTGTTCCCACTCCACATCAAGATTACAATCTGAGATTTCAATTTAACAACACAAACTCAGTTTTAGGTCTTCTTCTGTTTCCTAAGTATACTCCAAATCAACTCAAGTTTCTATTAACTAACAACGTCTTCTTCTGATATAGCAATGAAAGGCAAGCAAACTGAATTTTGATGAATGAATCTAAGGTACtgtacattaaaaaaaaaaggaaagttaAAGGTAATCTTACCCCTAATAGAGCTTGGAGATTGGCAGCAGGATTCTTGCCAGTACTCTTCTCATAGCCAAGGAAGGCAAACACAAAGAAACTGGTATAAGTAACGGCATCAAACAACCCATAAGCAAGAACAGCTGCTAATCCAAGCTTTGCCACTTTTGAACGCATTTCCGCTGAATTTACCTACATATCATATCCAAATGGATTTTTAAACTTAAATTCCACGAAATTATGGTATAAACTACATTAATCTCGCAAAATTTAATAGCAATTAATCCGAATAAGAACCATAATCTCACCTTCCACTGGTTCCAAAATCCTTTGCCCTGTTGATCTTGAGGGAGACCTTGTTGATTGAGGGAGCAGTTGAGAGAAAAGGTTGTTAATTTTGGTAGAATGTAGGGTGGCGACAAAAACTGAGCTTGATATTGTAAGGACGGGCGAAGGACGGAGCTATTGTTGGGTCTGATCTGCGCACAGGGGCTCCATGGAAGCAGCAAGGCATTAGCCTGCATCTTCACAACTTCTGCTTGCACAGAAATGCAAATGCGCACTCCACTTTCCTTTTCCAACATTTATTTTCGGTAATAGATAAAAGGTTAtccatttttataatatatgcatttacatttttttttaatcaatccAAATAATGATAGATATACGGACGTTGTTATTCATTTGGCtccctaaactaaagcttgataGTTAATTTCGATTTTAAACTATctaaatcatcaattaggtctCCGAACTAAATAAacatcatcaattgagtcctcatcctattctaaaataaaaaaaaatgtggcTATTTGATAACTATTTCTGTTTGGAAAAgagtctgaaactgttcaaaaCGAAGATAGTTTGAGGATAGAGTCCGCAAAAGTGGATAACCTAAAATTGAGAAAGACGTGGAGATTGAAATTGAAAGTAGCAAAAACTTCTCATCACGATTGATGCTAACACTAAAATAAtcttaaattttgtaaaaattacATGTTAGCATCTATACTTCTATACTATATATCTGTAGACAGATTTGCCATGTGCCATTCTTAAAGTATATGTTTGCTGATGTGTCAAATGCAGGAAAGCGGTTTATCTTtgagttttattttttaaaaactgCACTGGAAAGCAGTTTATcttgaggtttttttttttgtaaactgCACTTTTTATAAATTGCTCGTCAGTTTTGCATTATCTATCTCTTTATATGTTGTTCTGTATTATCTATTGAAATAACCGTAATCTACAACTCCAGACCGTAATCTACAACTCCAAAGAAGAGTTTCACGTCCCTTTCCTTCAGAGTCCATTTGTATGTTGCAGA comes from the Euphorbia lathyris chromosome 5, ddEupLath1.1, whole genome shotgun sequence genome and includes:
- the LOC136230515 gene encoding uncharacterized protein; this translates as MLEKESGVRICISVQAEVVKMQANALLLPWSPCAQIRPNNSSVLRPSLQYQAQFLSPPYILPKLTTFSLNCSLNQQGLPQDQQGKGFWNQWKVNSAEMRSKVAKLGLAAVLAYGLFDAVTYTSFFVFAFLGYEKSTGKNPAANLQALLGIVILMWSGNNITRPFRVGGAAALAPVIDKGLRKIHKYLNFPNVAYAFALVVSIIAALCLTVVALLILSRWGT